TCCACCAAGTCAAGCACCATAAGGTCGGTCATTTCTTTTACAACTAATCTTGCCTTGTCAAACTCATACGGACAATGTAATACTTGTCCCGAGGATATGCTGTTTGTTTCGGGTTTGTATGTTTTGACATCTTCCATTGTGCAAGGCTCGTAACCCCAAGCATGGTCGATAAGCAGTTCGGCATTTATACCGAAAAGCTTGTATAACAGTTCTTCATTATAGTAATCAGTCGGTTTACCGATAGAACATCTGGCTATGTCACCCATAGTGTAAAGTCCGATTTTTTCTAATTTCTTTGAATAACCACGACCGACTCTCCAAAAATCAGTAAGAGGTCTGTGATTCCATAACAATCTTCGGTATGACATTTCGTCAAGTTCGGCGATTCGTACACCGTTTTTATCCGGTTCAATGTGTTTTGCGACTATATCCATTGCTATTTTGCAAAGATACAGATTTGTTCCGATTCCGGCTGTTGCGGTTATTCCTGTTGTATCTAAAATATCTTGTATCATTGTCATTGCAAGTTCATGAGCAGTCATATTGTATGTCGAAAGGTAATGCGTTACATCTATAAATACCTCGTCAATCGAATAAATGTGAATATCCTCGGGTGCGATGTACTTAAGATAGATATTATAAATTTTTGTACTGTATTCCATATAGCGTGCCATACGCGGTGGAGCAATTATGTAATCAATCTTAAGTGACGGTTTTTTCTGAAGTTCACGGCTGTCATCAGAAGAACCGCAAAAAACGTGGTTTGGCGCTTTAAGCTTTCGTATTTCATTTGCGGTTTTAACTTTTTGTATGACTTCAAATAATCTTGCTCGTCCCGATAATCCGTATTTTTTGAGCGACGGAGACACGGCAAGACAGATTGTTTTTTCCGTCCGACTCGGATCGGCTACAACAAGATTTGTGGTTAGCGGGTCACGGTTTCTTTCCCTACATTCAACGGACGCGTAAAATGATTTTAAGTCTATTGCTATGTACGTTTTGCATTTATTCATAATTCTACGCTCCTTTTTGCAAATCTATTCAGTCTAAATTATATCTTAAAATTACTGCTTTTTCAAGACTGTACAATAACTTATTGATTGTGAAGAGAGAAAAGTCCGTATTATTGGACTATGTATATATTATAATCTAATCACAGAAAACACAGAAACCATGTGAATGATAAAAGGAGTGATTAATTATGAAAAAAGATGGATACAGCAGACCGGGATTTTTCGGTACAATAAACCATTATGACGCAAGTGGAAAAAAGATAGGAGAAAGCCGACCGGGATTCTTTGGAGGAATGAATAATTATGATGCAAACGGACATAAGGTAGGGCATAGCAGTCCCGGATTTTTTGGCGGTATGAATCACTATGACAACAATGGACATAAAACCGGATACAGCAGTCCCGGTCTGTTTGGAGGTGTTAATACATACGACAATAATGGTCATAAAAAACGCCACAGCGAAAAAAGTTTCTTGGGCGGATATAATCATTATGAGGAGTAATGAAAACGATAATTACGATTTTGATAAGAGTTGATGATTATGGCAAATGTAAAATTTGAATATCTGTTTTTGGATATTGAGTGGAATCAAGCACCCAAAACAACAGATATAGAGGAAAGAGAACCTGTACAAATAGGAATAGTTGCAGCAGACGCAAATTTGAATATAAAAAGAACATTTTCTAAATCAATTAGATTAAGTAACAAGGAATGTTTTAATCCGAACACATTTACTGTATCTCATTATCCACTTGACGCTATTATGAAGTCAAAAAGTGAGGAAACAGTATTAAAAAATATGAACATATCTTTTCAAAACTATAAGTATATTGTTGTGTGGACAAATGAAACTTATGAATTATTAAAGATAAGAACGGATAAATACGGAATATCAATGCCAAGACACAGAGTGATTATACTGCAACAACTTCTTATGCAAATTGCCGGTGACGGCAAAAAAGTTATTGGTTTTGAAAAGTCGTTAAAACAAGCGGGAATTAAATATCAAAAGAATTATTTGCATTATTCAAAACACGATGTGAACTACTTATACTTACTGTTTTGTAAGTGTTATGGTGAATATCGAAAATTAACAGAACAAGAAACGTGTTACTTAAATCCAAGAACTCATAAGGTACATAACGGAAATTGTCGATATGCCGACAGTGCATTGATTAAATCGAGTAAGGACGTGATTTTTCAAGGAAATAAAGTATGTAAGGTATGCGGTTGTGAAAATGATTGGAATAGGTTTCATTGGAAAACAAATATTAAAATAAAGAGAAAGTATAATATAAAAGATATTAGAGATTTACCGCTTACTATTGAAAATATGAATAGAATATGCGATATGTTTAATTTAGAGTACAGCGTTACGAATGACGCAGTGTTTATAAAAACACCGTTTGGAAGATGGATTGTATATTTGAAAGGTGATGAAGTAAAAGAACTTCATCATGAAAATTACAGATCAAGACGTGGTGAACCGTTAAATGCTCATAAAAAGTGCATTGACGGTTATCATAAACAAAAACTTGTTTCAAATAATTTTTACGATGTGATATACTGTATAAATTGCCATGATTCAGCAATGACTCGGAGGTGGAAAGAAAAAAGTCGGATTGAAAAATTATTTGAAATGATTGATAATCAAAGAATTCAGGTACGCGAGTGTGTGAGATTATTTCTGTAAAATTAATTTCTCTATGATAAAATACTTAGTTTTATTTGGGCAGAT
This genomic window from Hominilimicola fabiformis contains:
- a CDS encoding Y-family DNA polymerase; amino-acid sequence: MNKCKTYIAIDLKSFYASVECRERNRDPLTTNLVVADPSRTEKTICLAVSPSLKKYGLSGRARLFEVIQKVKTANEIRKLKAPNHVFCGSSDDSRELQKKPSLKIDYIIAPPRMARYMEYSTKIYNIYLKYIAPEDIHIYSIDEVFIDVTHYLSTYNMTAHELAMTMIQDILDTTGITATAGIGTNLYLCKIAMDIVAKHIEPDKNGVRIAELDEMSYRRLLWNHRPLTDFWRVGRGYSKKLEKIGLYTMGDIARCSIGKPTDYYNEELLYKLFGINAELLIDHAWGYEPCTMEDVKTYKPETNSISSGQVLHCPYEFDKARLVVKEMTDLMVLDLVDKGLVTNQIVLTIGYDIENITDKNRSQSYKGTVTTNYYGKKVPKPAHGTTNLPKQTSSTTLITNAVMELYDKIVNKKLPIRRINIVANKLVDEHSVKNANKYEQLDLFTDYEILKKQREKENAESEREKRMQNTILDIKKKFGKNAILKGMNLQEGATAKDRNNQIGGHKA